In one Lepisosteus oculatus isolate fLepOcu1 chromosome 26, fLepOcu1.hap2, whole genome shotgun sequence genomic region, the following are encoded:
- the c26h11orf54 gene encoding ester hydrolase C11orf54 homolog isoform X1 encodes MTEKFELFVPKLEELSEVLQNGLKENFADVHVSVVECPDLSQDPFRFPAKGICGKPRITDVGGVPYLIPVAQLDKVYDMDTVAKEVELPGAFILGAGATSAKSVGMNAELIPLVRTENDGMSAVNGSYYASINPVDDKCLLEKYSDKFKDFGFGLLANLYACEGKSGKVIEVKASRRTGAISLVTSMRKTLEIHYNDKYIAMGGTFVIQKGKAKTHVMPREFSACPLRTGEEVNKWLKHFEMSAPLICQSVLVSQDPGLDLRLEHTHCFSHHGEGGHYYTDTTPDTVEYLGYFLPAEFVYRIDRPKITHDIGRD; translated from the exons ATGACCGAAAAGTTTGAGCTCTTTGTCCCAAAACTAGAGGAATTATCTGAAG TGTTGCAGAATGGACTGAAGGAAAACTTCGCTGATGTGCACGTTTCTGTGGTTGAATGTCCAGATCTTTCCCAGGATCCATTTAGGTTTCCAGCCAAGG GAATTTGTGGTAAACCTCGGATAACGGATGTAGGAGGTGTGCCATATCTGATTCCCGTGGCACAGCTGGATAAG GTCTATGACATGGACACTGTTGCTAAGGAAGTAGAACTACCTGGAGCGTTCATTCTTGGGGCAGGGGCCACTTCAGCTAAAAGTGTAGGAATGAACGCTGAG CTGATACCTCTGGTTCGAACAGAAAATGATGGGATGTCAGCAGTGAACGGGAGCTACTATGCATCTATCAATCCGGTTGATGACAAATGCCTGCTGGAGAAATACAGTGATAAGTTCAAAGATTTTGGTTTTGGACTCCTTGCTAATCTTTACGCATGCGAAGGGAAATCTGGAAAG gttATAGAAGTAAAAGCCAGCAGGAGAACTGGAGCGATCAGTCTCGTGACCAGTATGAGGAAGACACTAGAGATACATTACAATGACAAATATATTGCAATGGGAGGAACCTTTGTGATTCAGAAAGGGAAAGCCAAGACTCATGTTATG CCCCGAGAATTCTCCGCGTGCCCTCTCCGCACGGGCGAGGAAGTGAACAAGTGgctgaaacattttgaaatgagcGCCCCGCTCATCTGCCAGTCGGTGCTCGTGTCCCAGGATCCC gGACTGGACCTGCGACTCGAACACACCCACTGCTTTAGTCATCATGGAGAAGGAGGGCACTACTACACTGACACCACCCCAGACACAGTGGAGTATCTGGGCTACTTCCTGCCTGCCGAGTTCGTGTACCGCATCGACCGGCCTAAGATCACCCATGACATCGGGCGGGACTGA
- the c26h11orf54 gene encoding ester hydrolase C11orf54 homolog isoform X2, with amino-acid sequence MCTFLWLNVQIFPRIHLGFQPRVYDMDTVAKEVELPGAFILGAGATSAKSVGMNAELIPLVRTENDGMSAVNGSYYASINPVDDKCLLEKYSDKFKDFGFGLLANLYACEGKSGKVIEVKASRRTGAISLVTSMRKTLEIHYNDKYIAMGGTFVIQKGKAKTHVMPREFSACPLRTGEEVNKWLKHFEMSAPLICQSVLVSQDPGLDLRLEHTHCFSHHGEGGHYYTDTTPDTVEYLGYFLPAEFVYRIDRPKITHDIGRD; translated from the exons ATGTGCACGTTTCTGTGGTTGAATGTCCAGATCTTTCCCAGGATCCATTTAGGTTTCCAGCCAAGG GTCTATGACATGGACACTGTTGCTAAGGAAGTAGAACTACCTGGAGCGTTCATTCTTGGGGCAGGGGCCACTTCAGCTAAAAGTGTAGGAATGAACGCTGAG CTGATACCTCTGGTTCGAACAGAAAATGATGGGATGTCAGCAGTGAACGGGAGCTACTATGCATCTATCAATCCGGTTGATGACAAATGCCTGCTGGAGAAATACAGTGATAAGTTCAAAGATTTTGGTTTTGGACTCCTTGCTAATCTTTACGCATGCGAAGGGAAATCTGGAAAG gttATAGAAGTAAAAGCCAGCAGGAGAACTGGAGCGATCAGTCTCGTGACCAGTATGAGGAAGACACTAGAGATACATTACAATGACAAATATATTGCAATGGGAGGAACCTTTGTGATTCAGAAAGGGAAAGCCAAGACTCATGTTATG CCCCGAGAATTCTCCGCGTGCCCTCTCCGCACGGGCGAGGAAGTGAACAAGTGgctgaaacattttgaaatgagcGCCCCGCTCATCTGCCAGTCGGTGCTCGTGTCCCAGGATCCC gGACTGGACCTGCGACTCGAACACACCCACTGCTTTAGTCATCATGGAGAAGGAGGGCACTACTACACTGACACCACCCCAGACACAGTGGAGTATCTGGGCTACTTCCTGCCTGCCGAGTTCGTGTACCGCATCGACCGGCCTAAGATCACCCATGACATCGGGCGGGACTGA